One genomic segment of Acinetobacter oleivorans DR1 includes these proteins:
- a CDS encoding NAD(P)/FAD-dependent oxidoreductase: MSTIEKIDVVIIGAGPSGSSAAALLRKKGYTVTVIEKQHFPRFSIGESLLPQSMTFLEEAGLLETVREHVEQYAFQFKNGAAFLRGKQRSFYDFTEKFTDGPGTTWQVRRADFDNLLAKQAQVYGADIRFGHEVLDVDVASEQPVLTVIDEEQQRYQIQTKFLLDASGFGRILPKLLDLESPSNFPVRRALFTHIEDGITDDPEFDRNKILITVHEKDHRAWYWLIPFADGRASFGVVAEQDFFDKYTVKNAEDNEPEAMFKRILGDEPSLSHVLRHAKFDTQVRTLVGYSANVKHLADRNYALLGNAGEFLDPVFSSGVTIALKSSSLAVPLVERVLQGQQVDWLEEYEKPLRRGIQVFRAYVESWYEGEFQDVVFSQNQNEGIRRMISSLLAGYAWDEKNPIHKNAKRRLSTLAEYCREGLAQEQVLEG, from the coding sequence ATGAGCACTATAGAAAAAATTGATGTCGTGATTATTGGGGCTGGGCCATCAGGTAGTTCTGCTGCTGCACTTCTTCGAAAAAAGGGCTATACCGTTACGGTCATTGAAAAACAGCATTTCCCTCGTTTTTCGATTGGTGAGTCATTGCTACCACAGTCTATGACATTTTTAGAAGAGGCTGGTTTATTAGAAACAGTCCGTGAGCATGTTGAGCAATATGCTTTTCAATTTAAAAATGGTGCGGCTTTTCTACGCGGTAAACAGCGTAGCTTTTATGACTTTACAGAAAAATTTACGGATGGTCCGGGAACAACTTGGCAAGTTCGCCGTGCAGATTTTGACAACCTACTAGCAAAACAGGCTCAAGTTTATGGCGCAGATATACGCTTTGGGCATGAGGTTTTAGATGTTGATGTTGCATCTGAACAGCCTGTACTTACAGTAATTGATGAAGAACAACAGCGTTATCAGATTCAAACTAAATTCTTGTTAGATGCGAGTGGCTTTGGGCGGATTTTGCCAAAGTTATTAGATTTAGAAAGCCCATCAAATTTTCCGGTACGACGTGCGCTGTTTACCCATATTGAAGATGGAATTACAGATGATCCAGAGTTTGATCGTAATAAAATTTTAATTACTGTCCATGAAAAAGATCACCGTGCATGGTATTGGCTGATTCCATTTGCAGATGGACGGGCTTCTTTCGGGGTTGTTGCAGAACAAGATTTTTTTGATAAATACACGGTCAAAAATGCTGAAGATAATGAACCTGAGGCAATGTTTAAGCGTATTTTGGGTGATGAACCAAGCTTGTCACATGTCTTGCGCCATGCAAAGTTTGATACACAAGTACGTACTTTGGTGGGCTACTCAGCGAATGTAAAACATTTGGCAGACCGTAACTATGCGCTATTAGGTAATGCGGGTGAGTTTCTTGATCCGGTCTTTTCATCAGGTGTGACGATTGCTCTTAAATCTTCAAGTTTGGCGGTTCCTTTGGTTGAGCGAGTTTTGCAAGGTCAGCAAGTCGACTGGTTAGAAGAATATGAAAAACCATTACGCCGCGGCATTCAGGTATTTCGTGCCTATGTTGAGTCATGGTACGAAGGCGAGTTCCAAGATGTAGTGTTCTCGCAAAATCAGAATGAAGGTATTCGCCGTATGATTTCTTCATTATTGGCTGGTTATGCGTGGGATGAAAAAAATCCAATCCATAAAAATGCCAAACGTAGACTCAGCACCTTGGCAGAATATTGTCGTGAAGGCTTGGCGCAAGAACAGGTACTTGAGGGATAA
- a CDS encoding 4'-phosphopantetheinyl transferase family protein, with the protein MSKRNIEVYTQTLSQLLLKSKQDFPDFRTFNHYKKQQIHNIRNELIAQKLQIKITDLEFAKHEHGKPYLLNHDLNFNHSHSQQYYALAMSQHVKDIGIDVEELDRKVRLEALAQHAFHPDEYATWQSLEQDREYWFKVWTTKEAVLKASGLGIRLDLNTLNTQAHPTDRGGICSHPLIGTFAYQNFVVGNMILTVAWRSALSCRGFQFPIIKLHSLDV; encoded by the coding sequence ATGTCTAAACGTAATATTGAAGTCTACACACAGACATTGTCCCAGCTTCTTTTAAAATCTAAACAAGATTTTCCAGACTTTCGTACATTTAATCATTATAAAAAACAGCAAATACATAATATTAGAAACGAGCTGATAGCACAGAAATTACAAATTAAAATAACGGATTTGGAGTTTGCAAAGCATGAGCATGGCAAGCCCTATTTATTGAATCACGATTTAAATTTTAATCACTCTCATAGCCAACAATATTATGCTTTAGCGATGAGTCAGCATGTTAAAGATATCGGTATAGACGTTGAAGAGTTAGACCGTAAAGTACGTTTGGAAGCTCTAGCGCAGCATGCATTTCATCCTGATGAATATGCAACATGGCAAAGTCTAGAACAAGATAGAGAATATTGGTTTAAAGTCTGGACGACAAAAGAGGCTGTTCTAAAAGCTTCAGGCCTTGGTATCCGTTTAGATTTAAATACTTTAAATACTCAAGCACATCCTACAGACCGTGGCGGAATATGTTCTCATCCACTGATCGGGACATTTGCTTATCAAAACTTCGTTGTGGGTAATATGATTTTAACAGTGGCATGGCGCTCAGCATTATCTTGCCGTGGTTTTCAATTTCCTATAATTAAGCTTCATTCACTTGATGTTTAA
- a CDS encoding MMPL family transporter, producing MRFSNWQNKFTALWLIALLLVAVGLGVTWLNKDIHIQTNIFALLPKVQQDPELARTQQYMNEQLNNKVFVVVDAKDEAAIQQATHFLTAQAKQSQLWQPLKPQLDFDQFAKQLYQHRTGLLSAQDQALLQKKDYAALTEQSLMQMMSPGMPVTAESLKQDPLLLFPRYAMQLATPSQQDIEMEQGFATIHHEQGISRLFVLQLTQSPYNIDYQEQTSTWIEQTKQKLAAMGLKSHWTGTILFSNFGTQSAKQEISTIGVGSTLGLIFLVWFGFRSLRPLATEFIAVSTGSFVAFAVTHWVFGEIHLMTLVFGASLIGVCVDFSFYFMAMQSQHRKLGGFQILKPLLPSLFMGLMTTLVAYIFLSFTPFPGFKQIAVFSIVGLTAAWISSVLLLPRLPALNAQPAIKALSWIGQARLWFQQRAKIRYGLIAVILAVGTVSLFYLKSNDDIRNLQGMDASLKQQDQAVREQFGQQQSSDYFVVRAASANEMQQQEQQLIGQLQQLQKNGKISGFQALGQWVPPLAEQQNNLQLLRNIPKATLQQYAQSMGLNVNDVLQWQQQLATQPLLDFSVFKDHPLAFLQPQANERLVMVTGVKQPEVLKQLQNEHIHFQQPITEMSQMFAEHRVLAQHLLIYALIGLAVGLALIYGLSSIVPLVLPVSLALLSTFAIQAWLGVEINLFSIMATFLIIGIGVDYAIFYRHGHDHPQVVGMALFLCMMSTLLGFGLLSFSHTYAIHCFGLTVLFGVIFSFIYATLLTPADEKHIVNLQDHS from the coding sequence ATGCGATTTTCCAACTGGCAAAATAAGTTCACCGCGCTTTGGTTAATTGCTCTGCTATTGGTTGCTGTGGGGCTTGGCGTGACGTGGCTGAATAAAGATATTCATATTCAAACTAATATTTTTGCGTTATTGCCTAAAGTTCAGCAAGACCCAGAACTTGCACGTACTCAGCAGTACATGAATGAGCAACTCAACAATAAAGTATTTGTGGTGGTAGATGCCAAAGATGAAGCTGCGATACAACAAGCGACTCATTTCTTAACAGCGCAGGCCAAGCAAAGTCAGTTGTGGCAACCGTTGAAGCCACAACTTGATTTTGATCAATTTGCAAAACAGTTGTATCAACATCGCACAGGCTTGTTGAGTGCTCAAGATCAAGCCTTATTGCAAAAAAAGGACTATGCTGCGCTGACTGAACAAAGTCTGATGCAGATGATGAGTCCAGGCATGCCTGTCACTGCCGAGTCACTTAAGCAAGACCCGCTATTATTGTTCCCTCGTTATGCTATGCAGTTGGCAACCCCGTCACAACAAGATATTGAAATGGAGCAGGGCTTTGCCACGATTCATCATGAGCAAGGTATCTCTCGGCTTTTCGTATTACAGTTGACGCAAAGCCCATACAATATTGATTACCAAGAACAGACCTCTACTTGGATTGAGCAAACTAAGCAAAAGTTAGCTGCAATGGGATTAAAATCTCATTGGACTGGAACTATTTTATTTTCAAATTTTGGGACGCAATCGGCTAAACAGGAAATCTCAACCATTGGTGTTGGCTCGACACTGGGATTAATTTTTCTGGTTTGGTTCGGCTTTCGCTCACTGCGACCTTTGGCGACCGAGTTTATTGCAGTTTCGACTGGAAGCTTTGTAGCATTTGCGGTCACACATTGGGTGTTTGGTGAAATTCACCTGATGACATTAGTGTTTGGTGCAAGTCTAATTGGTGTCTGTGTCGACTTTTCATTTTATTTTATGGCGATGCAATCGCAGCATAGAAAGCTTGGTGGTTTTCAAATTTTAAAACCACTATTACCAAGTTTGTTTATGGGCTTAATGACCACATTGGTTGCTTACATCTTTTTGAGTTTTACTCCGTTTCCTGGGTTCAAGCAAATTGCAGTCTTTTCAATTGTAGGATTAACTGCGGCATGGATCAGCAGTGTACTGCTATTACCAAGATTACCTGCACTCAATGCCCAACCAGCAATAAAAGCATTGTCGTGGATTGGACAAGCACGGTTATGGTTTCAACAGCGTGCCAAAATTCGTTATGGCTTGATTGCAGTCATTTTAGCAGTAGGTACAGTGAGTCTTTTCTATCTTAAAAGTAACGATGATATTCGTAATTTACAAGGTATGGACGCGAGTTTAAAGCAGCAAGACCAAGCGGTTCGTGAGCAATTTGGTCAGCAACAAAGTAGTGATTATTTTGTGGTGCGTGCAGCATCGGCAAATGAAATGCAGCAACAAGAGCAGCAACTGATTGGGCAATTACAACAGTTGCAAAAAAACGGAAAAATCAGTGGATTTCAAGCTTTAGGTCAATGGGTTCCACCATTGGCAGAGCAGCAAAATAATCTACAACTATTAAGAAATATTCCAAAAGCGACTTTGCAGCAGTATGCACAAAGCATGGGGCTAAATGTTAATGATGTTTTACAGTGGCAACAGCAACTGGCGACACAACCGTTATTAGATTTTTCTGTATTTAAAGATCACCCATTAGCTTTTTTACAACCTCAAGCCAATGAGCGATTAGTGATGGTGACAGGGGTAAAACAACCTGAAGTGTTAAAGCAGCTTCAGAATGAGCATATACATTTCCAGCAACCGATTACCGAGATGTCGCAAATGTTTGCTGAACATCGAGTACTGGCTCAACATCTTCTGATTTATGCCTTAATTGGTCTGGCGGTTGGTTTAGCGCTTATTTATGGACTAAGTTCGATTGTGCCATTGGTTCTGCCAGTCAGTTTGGCTTTACTGAGCACTTTTGCTATTCAGGCATGGTTAGGTGTCGAGATTAACCTATTTAGTATTATGGCGACTTTCCTGATTATTGGGATTGGTGTTGACTATGCAATTTTCTACCGACATGGACATGATCATCCACAAGTAGTTGGAATGGCATTATTTTTATGTATGATGTCGACCTTACTCGGCTTTGGATTACTTTCATTTAGCCATACTTATGCAATTCATTGTTTTGGTTTAACGGTTTTATTCGGGGTTATTTTCTCGTTTATCTATGCGACTTTACTCACCCCAGCAGATGAAAAACATATTGTAAATTTACAAGACCATTCATAA
- a CDS encoding ApeP family dehydratase produces the protein MKLDAIQYIPHEQPMVFIDHLTEVAEGRAQAELTITPELMFCEAEGLPTWASIEIMAQTISAYSGWQGQQSKQAPKVGFLLGTRKLNLPIPYFALGSRLIIQIEQQYFHEGLGQFSCEIQYAEHCIQATLSVFEPTESPFE, from the coding sequence GTGAAACTGGATGCAATTCAATATATTCCTCATGAGCAACCGATGGTATTTATTGACCATTTAACCGAGGTTGCAGAAGGGCGAGCGCAAGCAGAACTCACGATTACGCCAGAGCTGATGTTTTGTGAAGCAGAAGGTTTGCCGACATGGGCAAGCATTGAAATTATGGCACAAACGATTAGTGCTTATTCAGGCTGGCAAGGTCAGCAGTCAAAACAAGCGCCAAAAGTCGGTTTTTTATTGGGAACGCGTAAATTAAATTTACCAATCCCTTACTTCGCCTTGGGTTCACGATTGATCATTCAAATAGAACAACAATATTTTCATGAAGGACTTGGGCAATTTTCCTGTGAAATTCAATATGCTGAGCACTGCATTCAAGCAACGTTAAGTGTATTTGAGCCAACAGAATCACCATTTGAATAA
- a CDS encoding beta-ketoacyl-[acyl-carrier-protein] synthase family protein: MKHLPSENAAPMAVGIQFSVGLSALGCELNQIKQALEQPQQTLSLRNDLIADRDVWVGQYTHPLCSSVPDALWSVDSRNLRFALTALSEIETELKAYTASFENKRLAIVVGTSTSGIADNELLLKQYFQGQTDLSISHYPQEMSCLAKALQQYLGWEGPAYTISTACSSSAKALAAGQRLLHADLADVVLVGGVDTLCKLTLNGFNSLESLSEHICQPCGLNRDGINIGEAAAFFVLSKEQAPVMLMGAGESMDAWHISAPHPEGKGAALAMQRALDMAHISAQEVGYINLHGTATPQNDAMEIKAVRQVFGDYPVALSSTKHKTGHCLGAAGAIEAFVCEQVLKDQSWLPLHQSVEIDPDLADQNYVQEAELKQSIRYVMSNSFAFGGSNISLVFGVKP, translated from the coding sequence ATGAAACATTTACCTTCAGAAAATGCAGCTCCAATGGCAGTAGGCATACAATTTAGTGTTGGTTTATCTGCATTAGGCTGCGAACTTAATCAAATTAAACAGGCATTAGAACAGCCGCAGCAAACCTTGAGTTTGCGTAATGATTTAATCGCTGATCGTGATGTTTGGGTCGGACAATATACGCATCCATTATGTTCGAGCGTACCTGATGCTTTGTGGTCTGTAGATTCACGTAATCTACGTTTTGCATTAACCGCATTATCTGAAATTGAAACAGAGTTAAAAGCCTATACAGCATCCTTTGAAAATAAACGTTTGGCGATTGTGGTGGGCACATCGACTTCTGGTATTGCAGATAATGAATTATTACTTAAGCAATATTTTCAAGGGCAAACCGATCTATCGATATCTCATTATCCTCAAGAAATGAGCTGTTTAGCGAAAGCATTACAGCAGTACTTAGGATGGGAAGGGCCAGCATATACGATTTCGACAGCTTGTTCTTCAAGCGCTAAAGCATTAGCTGCAGGGCAGAGATTACTTCACGCAGATTTAGCCGATGTTGTGCTAGTCGGTGGCGTCGATACCTTGTGTAAGTTGACTCTAAATGGGTTTAATAGCCTAGAAAGTTTATCTGAACATATTTGCCAACCCTGCGGTCTAAACCGTGATGGTATTAATATTGGTGAAGCCGCTGCGTTTTTTGTACTAAGTAAAGAACAAGCACCTGTCATGTTAATGGGGGCGGGTGAGTCCATGGATGCATGGCACATTTCAGCCCCGCACCCTGAAGGTAAAGGTGCCGCTTTAGCTATGCAACGTGCATTAGATATGGCACATATTTCCGCTCAAGAGGTGGGTTATATCAATTTGCATGGAACAGCAACTCCACAAAATGATGCAATGGAAATTAAGGCTGTAAGACAAGTTTTTGGGGATTACCCAGTGGCTTTAAGTAGTACAAAACATAAAACGGGACATTGTCTAGGTGCAGCGGGTGCCATCGAAGCTTTTGTTTGTGAGCAAGTTTTAAAAGATCAAAGTTGGTTGCCTTTACATCAAAGTGTTGAGATTGATCCAGATTTGGCTGACCAAAACTATGTGCAAGAAGCTGAACTAAAACAATCCATTCGCTATGTCATGAGTAATTCTTTCGCTTTTGGGGGAAGTAATATTAGTCTTGTTTTTGGAGTGAAGCCCTAG
- a CDS encoding beta-ketoacyl-ACP synthase, with protein sequence MKRVVVTGMAGITSLGETSDEIFARFDAAKSGIRYMPEWEQYVDLRTKLAGPVETFHVPKHFNRKVTRGMGRVALMSVVCAETALQNAGLLGHEILSSGEAGVAFGSSAGSVEAVGEFASMLLHQSMSKINATTYIRMMAHTSAVNMTVYFGLKGLTLPTSSACTSGSMAIGQAYEAIKYGKQQVMIAGGAEELSAAGAAVFDVLFATSGMNDQPEKTPRPFDAKRDGLVIGEGAGCLILEEYEHAKARGAHIYAEVIGYGSNTDGQHVTKPDAEMMGRCMQLALKDASVDAKDIAYVNAHGTSTDQGDIAESQATATVLGRKPISSLKSYFGHTLGACGAIEAWLSIEMMNRGRFIPTLNLDEIDPLCGDLDYIVQQPRTLDADIIMSNNFAFGGINTSLIFKRVKQ encoded by the coding sequence ATGAAACGTGTGGTCGTGACGGGAATGGCAGGAATTACCTCTTTAGGTGAAACCTCCGATGAGATCTTTGCTCGATTTGACGCTGCCAAAAGCGGTATACGCTACATGCCAGAGTGGGAGCAATATGTTGATCTTCGGACGAAGCTTGCTGGCCCTGTTGAAACATTCCATGTTCCAAAACATTTTAACCGTAAGGTTACCCGTGGGATGGGGCGTGTAGCGCTCATGTCTGTGGTTTGTGCGGAAACTGCCTTACAAAATGCTGGTTTGCTTGGGCATGAAATTTTGTCTAGTGGCGAAGCCGGTGTTGCTTTTGGTTCTTCTGCGGGTAGCGTAGAGGCCGTGGGTGAGTTTGCTAGCATGTTGCTTCATCAAAGCATGAGTAAGATCAACGCAACAACCTATATTCGTATGATGGCCCACACAAGTGCGGTGAACATGACCGTATATTTTGGTCTAAAAGGCTTAACTTTACCGACCTCAAGTGCATGTACTTCTGGCTCTATGGCCATTGGGCAAGCCTATGAAGCGATTAAATATGGCAAACAACAGGTCATGATTGCAGGTGGTGCTGAGGAACTTAGTGCAGCAGGTGCAGCGGTTTTTGATGTATTGTTCGCGACCAGTGGCATGAATGACCAACCAGAAAAAACACCGCGTCCATTTGATGCTAAGCGAGATGGATTGGTGATTGGTGAAGGGGCAGGCTGTTTAATTTTAGAAGAATACGAACATGCCAAAGCTCGAGGTGCTCATATCTATGCAGAGGTGATTGGCTACGGTAGCAATACTGATGGTCAACATGTAACTAAACCAGACGCCGAGATGATGGGGCGCTGTATGCAATTGGCACTTAAAGATGCATCTGTAGACGCAAAAGACATCGCTTATGTAAATGCACATGGCACCTCAACTGATCAGGGGGATATAGCTGAAAGTCAGGCGACAGCAACAGTTTTAGGACGTAAACCAATCAGCTCTTTAAAAAGCTACTTTGGACATACGCTGGGGGCGTGTGGAGCTATTGAAGCTTGGCTGAGCATTGAAATGATGAATCGTGGCCGTTTCATTCCAACTTTAAACCTAGATGAAATCGACCCATTGTGTGGTGATCTGGATTATATCGTTCAGCAGCCGAGAACTTTGGATGCTGACATTATTATGAGCAATAACTTTGCTTTTGGCGGAATTAATACTTCGCTTATTTTTAAACGTGTTAAACAATAA
- a CDS encoding LolA family protein, with product MSQFIKTLGLGAAVWMSSLSAVYAAPTQITQIFQQLSQSPTVRADFEQQKKLPSLNKTFVSNGSLLFSKSYGVAWQIKRPVQADLIVTPTKLVQKTQRTFSQIQVDQSPYSSVATLFLQLMSGNEQALAKNFNVVSANYSPAGWSMSLTPKSSLFKKLFVRVDAQGQQYVNQIVITEKANNLTTIRFSHQTSQPTTLTAAEHAIFQLAK from the coding sequence ATGTCTCAATTCATCAAAACTTTAGGTTTAGGTGCTGCTGTTTGGATGAGCAGTTTAAGTGCGGTCTATGCAGCGCCAACACAGATCACTCAAATTTTTCAGCAATTGTCACAGTCTCCTACGGTTCGTGCTGATTTTGAACAGCAAAAAAAATTGCCATCGTTGAATAAAACTTTTGTATCGAACGGCTCTTTGTTGTTCTCAAAATCTTATGGTGTAGCGTGGCAAATCAAACGACCTGTGCAAGCAGATTTGATTGTTACCCCAACCAAATTGGTACAGAAAACTCAGCGTACATTTAGCCAAATACAAGTTGATCAATCGCCATATAGTTCGGTCGCGACTTTATTCTTACAACTCATGTCTGGTAATGAACAGGCTTTGGCAAAGAATTTTAATGTGGTAAGTGCGAATTATAGTCCAGCGGGTTGGAGCATGAGCTTAACTCCGAAAAGTAGCTTGTTTAAAAAGTTATTTGTGCGTGTTGATGCTCAAGGTCAACAGTACGTCAACCAAATCGTGATTACCGAGAAAGCGAATAATTTAACGACCATTCGCTTTAGTCACCAGACTTCTCAACCGACGACTCTAACGGCTGCTGAGCATGCGATTTTCCAACTGGCAAAATAA
- a CDS encoding 3-ketoacyl-ACP reductase FabG2 — MTRRILVTGSSRGIGKAIALQLAKAGFDVTVHARSRQAEAEQVVQEIQALGQNSHYLMFDVNERQTVQQILEQDVEKHGGFYGVVLNAGLTHDGAFPALTDQDWDEVISTSLDGFYNVLKPLVMPMIHLRKGGRIVTLSSVSGIMGNRGQVNYSAAKAGLIGATKALALELAKRKITVNCVAPGLIETEMVTEEVKEHALKMIPLQRMGQVDEVASVVKFLCSDEASYVTRQVISVNGGLI; from the coding sequence GTGACAAGACGAATTTTAGTAACAGGTTCAAGTCGAGGAATTGGGAAAGCGATTGCATTACAACTAGCAAAGGCTGGTTTTGATGTGACCGTACATGCACGTTCGCGTCAGGCAGAGGCTGAGCAAGTCGTACAAGAGATTCAAGCATTAGGACAAAATAGCCATTATCTAATGTTTGATGTAAATGAACGCCAGACGGTTCAACAAATTTTAGAACAAGATGTAGAGAAGCATGGCGGATTCTATGGCGTTGTATTGAATGCAGGTCTTACCCATGATGGAGCTTTTCCTGCACTTACCGATCAAGATTGGGATGAAGTTATTTCAACGTCCCTAGACGGTTTTTATAACGTATTAAAACCATTAGTTATGCCAATGATTCATTTGCGTAAAGGTGGTCGTATTGTCACCTTATCTTCGGTTTCTGGGATTATGGGTAACCGTGGTCAGGTTAACTACAGTGCTGCAAAAGCAGGTTTGATTGGTGCGACCAAGGCTTTGGCACTCGAATTGGCGAAGCGAAAAATTACTGTGAACTGTGTTGCACCAGGGTTGATCGAGACTGAAATGGTGACAGAGGAAGTCAAAGAACATGCGCTTAAAATGATTCCGTTGCAACGCATGGGACAGGTCGATGAAGTGGCGAGTGTGGTGAAATTCTTGTGTTCAGATGAAGCTTCTTATGTAACCCGACAGGTTATTTCTGTAAATGGGGGACTCATCTGA
- a CDS encoding acyl-CoA thioesterase, with protein sequence MHADVIIEIPFHDVDTMNVVWHGHYLKYFEIARCKLLDQFHYNYMQMKESGYAWPVIESHVRYAYGIEFEQKIRVRAILKEWENRLKIDYLIFDAESGKRLTKGYTTQVAVNIEAREMCFQSPQVLFDRLNAWSEFQPKRNT encoded by the coding sequence ATGCATGCAGATGTAATCATTGAAATTCCATTTCATGATGTCGATACCATGAATGTGGTTTGGCATGGACACTATTTAAAATATTTTGAGATTGCGCGCTGTAAATTGCTCGATCAATTTCATTACAACTATATGCAGATGAAAGAATCAGGCTATGCATGGCCTGTGATTGAAAGCCATGTTCGCTATGCATACGGTATTGAGTTTGAACAAAAGATTCGGGTTCGGGCCATTTTAAAAGAATGGGAAAACCGTTTGAAAATTGATTATTTGATTTTTGATGCTGAGTCAGGAAAACGTTTAACCAAGGGTTATACCACACAGGTAGCGGTGAATATTGAAGCTCGTGAAATGTGTTTTCAATCGCCACAGGTTTTGTTTGATCGCTTGAATGCATGGTCTGAGTTTCAACCGAAGAGGAATACGTGA
- a CDS encoding DUF3261 domain-containing protein has protein sequence MQRKWATILLSSFIFLNGCQVMPHAKGLQSPLWQAQTYQRQDQVEVQWKQQSFSFLLYQQQKGAVLDMVALSLTGQQLFKLQFDGHRVHVEQRIDQMRLLPFEFVVRDLLFATYPQFSHLGQQAVEMKQQADKQVVYIEKQPVLQLKQGQGSIELINEQVPYTMTLSSIENTLQSEESPTP, from the coding sequence ATGCAACGCAAATGGGCAACGATATTACTCAGTAGCTTTATATTTTTAAATGGTTGTCAGGTTATGCCACATGCTAAAGGGCTGCAAAGTCCTCTATGGCAGGCTCAGACTTATCAAAGGCAAGATCAAGTTGAAGTTCAGTGGAAGCAGCAAAGTTTTAGCTTCTTGTTATATCAACAGCAAAAGGGTGCTGTACTGGATATGGTCGCTTTAAGCCTGACAGGCCAGCAATTATTTAAGTTACAGTTTGATGGGCATCGGGTTCATGTTGAACAGCGTATTGATCAAATGCGTTTATTGCCTTTTGAGTTTGTGGTGCGTGACCTTTTGTTTGCGACATACCCTCAGTTTTCGCATTTAGGGCAGCAAGCTGTAGAGATGAAACAACAAGCAGACAAGCAGGTTGTTTATATTGAAAAGCAACCTGTGTTGCAGCTTAAACAGGGACAAGGAAGCATTGAATTGATTAATGAACAAGTCCCTTATACCATGACGTTGAGTTCGATTGAGAACACCTTACAGTCAGAAGAAAGTCCTACGCCATGA